One genomic region from Cryptococcus gattii WM276 chromosome C, complete sequence encodes:
- a CDS encoding ribosomal large subunit biogenesis-related protein, putative (Similar to TIGR gene model, INSD accession AAW42089.1) codes for MANPRQRNKAKSSRSHKPSLNAKRRMHQKLRKAPPLKGPEVLQEKWDKKKTVFQNYAALGLLPSIPVPKGPSTSRSQRVKLPEVPAEIEAENVKVGFGRIIRDEEGNVIDIIIDEDEQEQEEQIEVDEEKKMGPVEAKTEVVKRLEELAASAAPVKRHSSMSERTWLQQLVDKYGDDTEKMARDRKLNVWQKSEGEIKRMIKKAGGAQLLRK; via the exons ATGGCCAACCCGCGGCAGAGAAATAAGGCAAAGTCCTCTAGGTCTCACAAACCCAGCCTGAACgcaaagagaaggatgCACCAGAAGCTCAGGAAGGCACCTCCTCTCAAGGGTCCCGAGGTGTTGCAAGAAAAGTgggacaagaagaagaccGTCTTCCAAAA CTACGCCGCTCTCGGTCTTCTCCCATCTATCCCCGTCCCCAAGGGTCCTTCTACCTCTCGATCTCAGCGTGTCAAGCTCCCAGAAGTACCAGCCGAGATTGAAGCTGAGAATGTCAAGGTTGGGTTTGGTCGAATTATTagggatgaagaagggaatGTAATTGATATTATcatcgatgaagatgagcaggagcaggaggagCAAATAGAAGTCGACGAGGAAAAAAAGATGGGGCCTGTAGAAGCGAAGACCGAGGTCGTCAAGA GGCTTGAGGAGCTTGCCGCGAGCGCTGCCCCTGTGAAGAGGCATTCCTCCATGTCTGAACGAACGTGGCTTCAGCAGCTCGTTGATAAGTACGGAGACGACACTGAAAAGATGGCGAGGGATCGCAAGCTGAACGTTTGGCAAAAGAGCGAAGGCGAGATTAAGCGGATGATAAAGAAAGCCGGCGGCGCTCAGTTGTTGAGAAAGTAA